The Sphingomonas alpina genome has a segment encoding these proteins:
- a CDS encoding UDP-N-acetylmuramoyl-tripeptide--D-alanyl-D-alanine ligase has product MSLWTSAEIAAATDGVASGDFIVTGVTFDSREVGPGDLFIAMSGEATDGHKFLDQASERGASGAIVAQATTHPHVLVPDTMVALEALATASRARSKARIIGVTGSVGKTSTKEALFAALDRGDPGAAHRSVKSYNNHTGVPLSLARMPADARFGVFEMGMNHAGELAHLTTLVRPHVAMVTAIAPAHTAFFPDESAIADAKGEIFAGLQPGGTAIIPFDSPHRERLIAAARPHAERIVTFGLEDGADVRAIETMRTAAGGTFVTAQLGTRELSFTMSQPGLHWVSNALGVLAVVEAVGGDLALAGLALAELGGLQGRGARFMAKLAGGEALVIDESYNANPSSMRATLAVLGAEAAQRRIAVLGEMRELGDGSAAYHAALAGPIDEAGVAYAVLVGPEMASLANALEGRVQFVHVADTAAARTTLMTILAPGDAVLIKGSNGVGLSALVASLANGTA; this is encoded by the coding sequence GTGAGCCTCTGGACCTCAGCCGAGATCGCTGCCGCCACTGATGGCGTCGCCTCGGGCGACTTTATCGTGACCGGCGTCACATTCGATTCGCGCGAAGTCGGCCCCGGCGATCTGTTCATCGCGATGTCGGGCGAAGCGACCGACGGCCATAAATTCCTCGATCAGGCCTCCGAGCGGGGAGCGTCGGGTGCGATCGTCGCGCAAGCGACGACGCACCCGCATGTCCTCGTCCCCGATACCATGGTTGCGCTGGAAGCGCTTGCCACCGCGTCGCGCGCGCGCAGCAAGGCGCGGATCATTGGCGTGACCGGATCGGTCGGCAAGACCAGCACCAAGGAAGCGTTGTTCGCAGCACTCGACCGCGGCGATCCGGGTGCTGCGCATCGTTCGGTCAAGAGCTACAATAATCATACCGGCGTGCCGCTGAGCCTTGCCCGAATGCCGGCCGATGCGCGCTTTGGCGTGTTCGAGATGGGCATGAACCATGCCGGCGAGCTGGCCCATCTGACCACTCTGGTGCGCCCTCATGTGGCAATGGTGACGGCAATCGCACCGGCGCACACTGCCTTCTTTCCCGATGAATCCGCCATCGCCGACGCCAAGGGCGAGATTTTCGCCGGGCTGCAGCCGGGCGGCACGGCGATCATCCCATTCGACAGCCCGCACCGCGAGCGGCTGATTGCGGCGGCGCGACCCCATGCCGAGCGGATCGTGACTTTCGGACTTGAGGACGGTGCTGATGTGCGGGCGATCGAGACGATGCGCACTGCCGCGGGCGGCACCTTCGTCACGGCGCAGCTGGGTACGCGTGAGCTGAGCTTCACCATGTCGCAGCCGGGCCTTCACTGGGTGTCCAACGCACTCGGCGTGCTGGCGGTGGTCGAGGCTGTCGGCGGTGATCTGGCGCTGGCCGGGCTTGCGCTGGCCGAACTTGGCGGGCTGCAGGGGCGCGGCGCGCGCTTCATGGCGAAACTCGCCGGGGGCGAGGCGCTGGTAATCGACGAGAGCTATAACGCCAATCCGTCGTCGATGCGCGCGACGCTGGCCGTGCTGGGCGCGGAGGCGGCGCAGCGCAGGATCGCGGTGCTCGGCGAGATGCGCGAGCTCGGTGACGGGAGTGCCGCTTATCATGCTGCGCTGGCCGGCCCAATCGACGAAGCGGGCGTGGCGTACGCCGTACTGGTCGGTCCGGAAATGGCCTCCCTCGCGAACGCGCTTGAGGGACGCGTGCAATTCGTCCATGTGGCCGACACCGCTGCTGCCCGAACGACCTTGATGACAATATTGGCGCCGGGCGATGCGGTGCTCATCAAGGGATCGAACGGAGTGGGGTTGTCGGCATTGGTCGCCAGCCTCGCGAACGGGACAGCATAA
- a CDS encoding UDP-N-acetylmuramoyl-L-alanyl-D-glutamate--2,6-diaminopimelate ligase: protein MKLGALTGGGETDTVSGFAIDHRKVATGTIFGAFEGAKVNGEDFIPAAVASGAIAVVARPEAKVTGAVHIADANPRRKFAELAARFFAPFPETTVAVTGTNGKTSTVEMVRQLWRMAGHHAASIGTLGVTTADDRVSTGLTTPDIVTFLSNVAGLAREGVSHVAFEASSHGLSQYRTEGLPVRAAAFTNLSRDHLDYHGTMEAYLDAKLRLFAEVLEADGVAVIWADDPSSTRVADAVKARGIRAISVGTQGETLKLVSRDPTLLGQGLVIEAEGKTHKINLPLIGAYQVANALVSAGLVIATGGAVTATLTALSRLQPVRGRLERAVITRSGAPVYVDYAHTPDALEAAIAALKPHAAGRLIVVFGAGGDRDQGKRSAMGAIAAAMADKVIVTDDNPRSEDAATIRAMVMQGAPAATEIGSRRDAIGVAIADAGPQDIVLIAGKGHEQGQIVGDMVLPFDDVSVAREMAA, encoded by the coding sequence ATGAAACTCGGCGCGCTGACCGGTGGCGGCGAGACCGACACGGTCAGCGGCTTTGCGATCGATCACCGCAAGGTCGCGACCGGTACGATTTTCGGCGCGTTCGAGGGCGCGAAGGTCAATGGCGAGGATTTCATCCCGGCCGCGGTGGCGTCGGGCGCGATCGCGGTGGTTGCGCGGCCCGAGGCAAAGGTGACCGGCGCGGTGCACATCGCCGACGCCAATCCGCGCCGCAAATTCGCCGAGCTGGCCGCGCGCTTCTTCGCGCCGTTCCCCGAAACGACGGTTGCGGTTACGGGAACCAACGGCAAGACTTCGACCGTCGAGATGGTCCGGCAATTGTGGCGCATGGCCGGCCATCACGCTGCGTCGATCGGCACACTCGGCGTGACTACCGCCGATGACCGCGTCTCGACCGGGCTGACCACGCCGGACATCGTCACGTTCCTGTCCAACGTCGCCGGGCTGGCGCGCGAAGGCGTGAGCCATGTCGCGTTCGAGGCGTCGAGCCATGGCCTGTCGCAATATCGCACTGAAGGATTACCGGTGCGCGCGGCGGCGTTCACCAATCTCAGTCGCGATCATCTCGATTATCACGGCACGATGGAGGCCTATCTCGATGCCAAATTGCGGCTGTTCGCCGAAGTGCTGGAGGCCGATGGCGTCGCAGTGATCTGGGCAGATGACCCGAGCTCGACGCGCGTTGCCGACGCTGTCAAAGCGCGCGGAATTCGGGCGATTAGCGTCGGTACGCAAGGCGAGACGCTGAAGCTCGTTTCGCGCGACCCGACCCTGCTTGGGCAAGGGCTGGTGATCGAGGCGGAGGGCAAGACCCACAAGATCAACCTGCCATTGATCGGCGCCTATCAGGTGGCCAATGCGCTGGTTTCGGCAGGGCTGGTGATCGCGACCGGTGGTGCTGTGACAGCGACGCTGACCGCGCTGTCGCGGCTGCAGCCGGTGCGCGGGCGGCTCGAGCGGGCGGTAATCACGCGGTCCGGGGCGCCGGTCTATGTCGATTATGCGCATACACCCGATGCGCTGGAGGCGGCGATCGCTGCGCTGAAGCCGCACGCAGCGGGGCGGTTGATCGTGGTGTTCGGCGCCGGCGGCGATCGTGACCAGGGCAAGCGATCGGCGATGGGCGCGATCGCCGCGGCGATGGCGGACAAGGTGATCGTGACCGATGACAATCCCCGGTCCGAAGATGCAGCGACGATCCGCGCGATGGTGATGCAGGGTGCGCCCGCCGCGACCGAGATCGGGTCGCGGCGCGACGCGATCGGCGTAGCGATCGCCGATGCCGGTCCGCAGGATATCGTGCTGATCGCAGGCAAGGGGCATGAGCAGGGCCAGATCGTCGGCGACATGGTGCTCCCGTTCGACGATGTCAGCGTCGCGCGGGAGATGGCAGCGTGA